The following coding sequences are from one Nilaparvata lugens isolate BPH chromosome 6, ASM1435652v1, whole genome shotgun sequence window:
- the LOC111052664 gene encoding differentially expressed in FDCP 8 homolog encodes METHSNWDHCSESEVLHTPEMLVSPSSSNSGDEVMERFSDPPPRTLVNEKNYITLTEGCPSSLTVDELSAVVDQCKELVMKTSECSEERRWLVRRLIELRYQLEETRDNQAKVGEEVSSDTRVTLGHHFSMQSQMLTANRVVCDQCCALIMTVVQSWYQCVDCQYKCHIKCLASCCRVCAHLQASEISQFETKICPEIGLKAQGYTCAECKSHLIYSLKKDTSIVQQLSVLKECMLPVSSPNRPMRSREPRRCDYTGLYFCQFCHWNQTAVIPARVLLNWDFTPRPVSQAAHRLLQLTQTRPILTIDPRFEGFVNEICEVKKLRGELIMMKQYLIRCRNAKKEQLPWSLLKNRRYFLQDCEFYSMRDLIELHCGELVTKLEDIRKEFLKHIKDECKICCGQGYICEICADDKNIVFPFDASAYTCSKCNWVYHKTCFQSILTCSRCVRLEKRKSKDAEESDETLCEEAVEIDEDFTRK; translated from the exons ATGGAAACACACAGTAATTGGGATCATTGTAGTGAATCTGAAGTTCTGCATACTCCAGAAATGTTGGTGAGCCCATCCTCTTCGAACTCTGGAGATGAAGTTATGGAAAGATTTTCAGACCCACCTCCTAGAACACTGGTGAACGAGAAGAACTACATTACACTTACAGAA GGTTGTCCTTCAAGCCTGACCGTAGACGAGCTGTCAGCTGTGGTGGACCAATGCAAGGAGCTGGTGATGAAAACGAGCGAGTGCTCTGAAGAGCGACGCTGGCTGGTGCGGCGGCTCATAGAGCTGCGTTATCAGCTGGAGGAGACACGTGACAACCAGGCAAAGGTGGGGGAGGAGGTGTCATCAGACACCAGGGTGACGCTGGGACACCACTTCAGCATGCAGTCACAGATGCTCACCGCCAACCGCGTCGTATGTGACCAGTGCTGTGCGCTCATCATGACCGTTGTGCAGTCTTGGTATCAGTGTGTAG ATTGCCAATACAAGTGTCACATCAAATGTTTGGCTTCTTGTTGCCGAGTCTGCGCTCACCTGCAAGCTTCTGAGATTTCACAATTCGAGACGAAAATTTGTCCTGAAATTGGATTGAAAGCTCAGGGCTACACGTGTGCTGAGTGCAAATCACATTTGATATACA GCCTTAAAAAAGATACGTCCATAGTTCAACAGTTATCAG TGCTAAAAGAATGCATGCTGCCAGTGAGTTCACCGAACCGACCAATGAGAAGCCGGGAGCCACGCCGCTGTGACTACACGGGGCTCTACTTCTGCCAGTTCTGCCACTGGAACCAGACAGCTGTGATTCCGGCGCGCGTCCTGCTCAACTGGGACTTCACGCCGCGGCCCGTGTCACAGGCGGCCCATCGCCTCTTGCAGCTCACGCAGACCAGGCCCATTCTCACCATTGATCCGCGCTTCGAGGGATTTGTCAACGAAATCTGTGAGGTCAAG AAACTGAGAGGTGAACTGATAATGATGAAACAGTACCTGATTAGATGTAGAAACGCCAAAAAAGAACAGCTGCCTTGGAGTTTGCTGAAAAATCGACGGTATTTCCTGCAAGATTGTGAATTCTACAGTATGCGCGACTTGATTGAATTGCACTGCGGGGAGCTGGTGACCAAATTGGAAGATATCCGAAAGGAGTTTTTGAAGCACATCAAGGATGAGTGTAAG ATTTGCTGTGGACAAGGTTATATCTGCGAAATCTGCGCGGATGACAAGAACATAGTGTTTCCTTTCGATGCGAGCGCCTATACTTGTTCAAAATGTAATTGGGTCTACCATAAAACGTGTTTCCAATCGATTCTGACGTGTTCTCGTTGCGTTCGTCTTGAGAAACGCAAATCGAAGGATGCTGAAGAAAGTGATGAAACGCTTTGTGAAGAAGCTGTTGAAATTGATGAAGATTTTACAaggaaatga